The DNA region TGCTTAACGACGTCTCCCATAGGGACCACTAATTAGCCAGGACTGTGTCGTGTTAGAGGGCTGGACAGGATGGAGTACCCTCTCAGCACCCCTAAAACTAAAACAGCTTCAGTGTCTCTCTctttaactctctctctctctcacacacacacacacacacacacacacacacacacacacacacacaccctgccTTGCCCAAGATCAGGCCTTAATTTTTTGCCTCTAATAACAAACGAGTTGCCGTTCCCTTTGTACAGAGTGAACAAGGCCAATCAAGGCCCTGAAGGGTCATAAAACTACTGATTCTCTCTCACAGCTTCCCATGAGGCCTGTCAATTCAgatggagagagagacagaaagacgcTGTTGGCACTGTGAGTCTCCACTAAGAAACAACAGCCCACGTCAGAATCAACACAGTGTTTACACAATGAATGTACACAAGTTACATTAACATGCCAGCTGATCTCACGCTTGTTGCATAAGCTCACATTTGAAATGCTATTTTTGAGCATTGGCAGTAATAACACATTTATAgcaatatatctatatatatctatatagatAGAGTTTATGGATCCAGATCAAGTATATCCACTAAAAATATTATGTAAAGTTTATGTAACTCAAATAGATCTATATAAAAGAAGTGACACAAAGTACATTAGTGCTCATTTTCATAATTTGTCTAATTCCAGCATACAGCTCGGAACAAAAGGACAACATAATTACACTGAGCTTTAGAGGTTGCTTAAATATGCTGGTTGTCAAAACTTGCCCTTTTGTCCCCTGTGGGCAAAGCATAAACAAAAAGTGTTGTGTAATTTATCTTGTAGTTGAACCTGATGGCAGTTCTTGTTGGTTTAATGCCTCTTGTCGGGTGTAATTTTGACACCTGTAATTGTTGGGTGATAGTGTAGGCCTTACCCTTCCTCACTGTACACAAGGCCCATGGTTTGAAAGCAGCTGCGGTACTTGATCTCCCCTGGAACGGGCTGAGGACCCTGGATACGGCTTTTAGCGACATCAAAGGGAATGTTCACGCAGGACGAGACCGTTCCTGACACCAAACCAATAGCAAACTTCCTCATGAATTCCAGTCGAGGGTCCTGGTATACAGAGAGACAGATACATTTaagagaaagagagcgagagcTTTGCTATAACATGGGAGCTATTAGGAGTTTGTTTATAAGATCAACACATTTCCTGTATTTGAAGGGCACAAACAATGCTTTATTATTTGCTGAAGATGTTAAAGGAATATTCTGTAAAGTTAAAATACAATTGTCACATTAAATTTGTAAATTTTACTTTTAGATGTAATATTAAAGGAATTTTCTCAGTTAAAGACAGCACTTGTGGGATGATGCtgattaatgcaaaaaaaaaatattattaaaagatTATGGTAAGgcacttacactcttaaaaataaaggtgcttcacaatgccatagaagaaccttttttgtctaaatggttaacatgtttcacaaaaagtttcttcagattataaaaaggtatgaaagagatggttctttgtggaaccaaaaatggttcttctatggcatcgttgtgaagaaccttttaaagcacctttatttttaagagtgttcaaTGTAAGCAATTTTTGAtgcatttaaaagcagaaaacTGGTTATAATTTTAAACAGAAAAGGTTAATAAGTGATTTTATTCACACTAAAATCGATTTATTATGCATATTGTTTACGTCTTGTTGCTGCATAACTGAAAATGAGTTAACTTTACAAATTGgacccattcactttcattgcaaGTGTTTCACTGTAcctcttttgtttttcttttattaaaaaagaGGGACAAATCTAAATAAATTGCTGAAATAAGTCCTGTAGATTGCGCTTAACTAGACTTAttaaatgataaaacaataaCAGTTTGATGACAGTTTTATAGGCAGAGCCATAatattcaaaattatgagataacacTTTAGTTGATATGAAAATGCAAATTAACGAACACAAAGACAGTGTAGGGAGATAAAGGAGCTAATAAGGAGAGATATGAAAATGTGAATGGAAAAAATGCGAGCGAGTAAGGAACTAAAGTAAGAAGTGAAAGAAAGGGGGCACAGAGTCAAGgatgtaatggcaaagctgaaataAAACCTCAGATCATTTTATGGTAGCGGGGCACAGATTAGAGTTTCATGAGAAGAGCGAGGCTTTGCTATTGGCTGAAGCGGGTCACGTGACCAAGGGCAAACTTTGGGAGAGGATTTATAAACAGAGTTCATGCAGGCAGACTGGGAGGCATATGGGGACAATTTAGGTAATTGGGCTGCGACTCGACACTGGTGTATTACTGTACCGAAAGAAGCCCGAACCAGCGCAGCTCTGACATCTAATTGGCCAggatatttttttacaaatgacaGCAGCCCAGCAGCGACATGCAACATTGACAGCTAAACCTGAACATCGCATTGTAGGGGAGGAGCGTTGATGTGTAACAACAGCGCTCCGCCTTATGTATAGTTTCCACACGAAACACTCCCTTCAACGCCATGACATTTGCAGCACAGTTTCTCGACGTTCACAGAAAAGAGTCGTTGGTTCCATAGCGAACGCTTCTTAAATCTCGGCGTCTATGTGGGATTTGAGTTGATACCCCTGAAGAAGGATCACTGATTTGTATCCTAATCCCAAGTGAATGACTGGCTTCTTTGAAAATACTGAAGAAAAGTAGATACTTCACCTTAAAAGCCAAGAGATTATTTTTGCAATAGACAGTCGAATCAGGGTTGGTGAGCTCTGCCCTTTTGCATGATTAAGTGCTGGAGGTTTCTGGCTTCTCGGGCACTGACGGTCTTAGCACCAGATGAAGTGGGGAAGAGGGAATACTAATCTTCAGTAGGACTTCAACTGTAACTCTCCCCCCCCAACAAATACCTCAGTCTGCTTCCAATTAGTTCATTTGAGTAAATCTAATGCTCCAGTTTATACATGTGGAGCAGGCGTATGGTAACGTTTCCATTAAACAAAATTAACTTTTGTTTGGGAGTTGAGCCCTGCCGGATGTGTAATCTGAACCTTTGAGGATGTGATGGAGAGCAAACAGGGAAGGTATTAGTGAGGTTTATCTTAGCAGCTCCTCTCCTCCTccctctccttctctctctctctctctctctctctctgttaatGTGCATGACAGATCCCTCCTTTAATTTGCTATGCAACATGTTTAGTCATCAGCCtgtgaaaatgcattaaaaaactcTGGCTTTTGTATTACTTACATCTCAAATGAAAAAGGAGACGAACAACATTAAACAATCACTGTACTTTTTAGATAAATATGGGCctttatatatcatatatataaatgtcaatgaaactctagatggcgcaggctAATAGGACCCTAACGCAAACTTAAACTACTTGGCCTAAGCCGATTGGCTCATTTTGCATACGCAGCCAataagcttgctgctttacatttaaatgcctgattagcattcactagagcatttcgCAGCGTGCTTTCAGAGTTcgtctgaaaccctccacctccccagctccacctgtaaaGATCTTCTAGGGgcttattatatatgctatttgtgtaGAAACagtatgtcttaaagggatagctcccCCCAaaatattgttccaaacctgtaagactttcgttcatctttggaacacaaattaagataatcagagatttttctgaccctgcatagacagcaacacaactgccacattcaagacccagaaaggttgtaaggacatcgataaaatagtccatgtgacattagtggttcaaacTCAGTGTTATGAGTTACATAGCTATGAGAAAACAGAAAAGAGTCTTTGTAAAAATTggccagccttacttatttgaaccagaatatacagacaatgaactaagagagatggacgttcTACATCAGAACCCAgactcctgcgtcagcagcatcACATGCATGCGTTGTGATACTTTTGTGAACGTGCGTTGAAGACTGAtccggaagagaagaaattgttgaatacagttgttcattttgTTTACTTTGACCACAAAAACtcttctcgtagcttcataacagtacggctgaaccactgatgtcacatggactattttaatgatgtccttactacctttcgaggccttgaacatggtagttgtgttgttgtctatgcagggtcagaaagctctcagatttaataaaaaatatcttaatttgtgttccgaggatgaacgaaggtcttatgggtttggaacgacatgaaggcgAGTAATCCTTCCTTTTAAATGCTGAATGAATGTGTGCATGTTTCCAGTAAATATTTATGGAAAACCTAATTTctttccctggaacagatgaatgtacatatagtatgttttatgtgacattgatATAACCCTAAAGCTCCATgaagttttaaaataatgtaccatccgcactacacctaaacctacactgtaaaattcagcaagttcagcagctgccttaattttctaagttaaatcagcttaaaactaagttaaaacaagtcatttaaacttattacaatcaaacttagttgatttaacttgtgagttgaaatgacttaagttgatttaacgtaatattttaaggcagctgctaaacttttaaagtttttaagttgaaactggtgaacactttttacagtgtacgcaATAGTTTGAAAAAAAGcaaaatgtgacgtaaaaacgcaatctcAAGAATGCAggtttagtttgttttttgatctctcatctttcagctcttccatcttgagtcatgtttttcacgggattcgtacccaaggattctgcatcctaagtccatttccgtgccggctgagctaacAAGCAAGCTTGTAATGcttggaaagcaaaacatatgaatctgtaatcataactgtgtacgaaaacagtTACAAATGCTCGcagttttaccgcctctagtttTTATTTCTGTTTGAAACTTCAGTGATATGTACTTTTTGACGCATGCAAATGTCAATCGCATCAAAGTCAAAAATGTTTTGTGGTGAGAAAAAGATCTAGTAGATCTACATCATTTGTCTGCAGATGCCATGTgcattatttttgatcaaacagtcAAAGTTAGCTGTTTTGGACACTATTGACTTTCAGTGTATAGACAAAACAACTGAAATATTCTCTAAAAGATCTTCTGATatgcacaaaacaaaaaacgtcatataggtttggaaagacatgatctttgttttttgggtgagctatcccaaAATCTGACACTTTGTTTACCTGATTGGCAGGTATGGCATCTTTAACGTTGAAGTAGAAACCAAAGTAGATCATGTTGAAAACGCCATGCCGTCCTAGGGTGGAGGTCAGACCCTTATTAAGCCCACGGAGACCGAAGCCGTCTGTGTTTATAATTGTTCTGGCCTGTGCAAATGAAGAGGGTTGCTGCATGGAGAAAACAGAGAGCTAAACCATTAGGACCCTCACAATGAATGACTAGCCATTTAGTGACAAGACAAAGGCAAAAACAATACCATGAGGACAATTAACAGCTGTAGTCTCTTACCACTTTGAATGAATCCCTGTTGGCCTGTAGGCTCACTTTCACTACTTCAAATGGATTTACAACCAGCGCCTCGGTTAACCCTGACCCCAGGCCAGCCACAGAGAGAGCCTAGCATATTGAAGCAGGCAGAATTACATTACAAGAGAACATGACGCCACATGACAAACGAGAAAGACACAAAGACTATAAAGAAAGTCGCTTTGTGTTTAATTCAGTACAGACTGTATTTTTAAATGACCAGTCAACACTTAAGGTATGTCGCATAAATCCCATAACTCAATGGAACAATGCTACTGTGACACTTAGCCTTTTAGAAACGTGTTTGTCCAGACGCAGAGCTTGCTTTAACCCACAAATGAGTGAATGAAACTGCCACCGTCAATCATTCTTAGAGGTTAGAAAGGAAACGCAGACAGGAATCAAAGATGAATGAACTGGCTCAGACAAAATGACTGGGACAAAGATAAATTAGTTCATATGTTGCAATAACAGCTCAACTCAACTGTAAGGCAGAGCTAAAggtttcatattttcatactaaCCAAACAGAGAAGCATTGGCCCTCTAGTTCAccaaattatttaattcattttaacattttagtcGGATTTGTCTTTTGATGaaaaatgtcatttgttttcagTTTAATACTTTGCCATGCCATAATAATTTGTTGTGCATTTTACACTGACTACAATGTCTGactgcacaattttttttttttggtgttcctaacattttttttttctcttattttttttctcttatgctgtattttttttattatattgtgaaaattattacaaattaaaacaaccatttttatattttcatatatttaaaaatgtaatttattcttgtgatagtTATCTTACtatgaatattatatattattattatcagtgttgaaaacaattgtgctgcctaACATTTTTGTTGAAACTATTATACAATTgtttgacataaaaaaaacaaaaaactttgtaACAGTGTAAAAAGGAAAACTGATGGACTGAtggatatgcaactattacagaagtttcaaacgctcactcaTGCACtgagaagaaaacacaatgcattaagagcctggggtgtaaaattttgaacagaatgttTATGCATCgtgcttccttctgaagcatcagtgagtgtttaaaccttccctcagttgtcctcagtgtgaaaagatggatctcagaatcctacagtcattgttgaaaatggttcaaatacacaaaaatgtaaaaaaaaaaagaatttgtgggacttgaaagatttttctgaagaatagtgggcagtttaactgttcaggacaaacaaggaactcatgaacaactatcactaaaaaaaaaaaaaaaaaaaaaaattcattcaggtaacaacacagtattaagaatcaaatgtatgtaaacttttgaacagggtcacttttataaataattaataaataattttctcttgtagactatatgtaaacaccttctatgtgaaatatcatattcaggtcagtactaaataaaaaataacatgcataacaatgcattttgtatgattcctattattttggtaaaataattaacatttagcagattctacaaggtgtatgtaaacttttgacttcaactgtgtacaACTGAATCATTACATTACAATCACTTAATAACCAGCATTGTGCATCTACATCTTGTtatcagcatttaaaaaaaaaactattaactcGACAAACATTTCCGTTAGTAATTTTGAAGAAGATTAATCCTGCTATACAGACGAATAAAAAATATGCGGTAGggttttattcttattatttgtgGCTTTCCATTCAAGCACTTGACCTGTATGTCAGCAGGCTTCAGGCCTACTTGAAGAGTGACAAAGGAGATC from Garra rufa chromosome 21, GarRuf1.0, whole genome shotgun sequence includes:
- the slc25a21 gene encoding mitochondrial 2-oxodicarboxylate carrier translates to MTSKKHSLLREASHQIIAGGSAGLVEICLMHPLDVVKTRFQIQRGKGDPNSYKGLGDCFRTIFRNEGVYGFYKGILPPILAETPKRAVKFFTFEQYKKLLSFTPLSPGMALSVAGLGSGLTEALVVNPFEVVKVSLQANRDSFKVQPSSFAQARTIINTDGFGLRGLNKGLTSTLGRHGVFNMIYFGFYFNVKDAIPANQDPRLEFMRKFAIGLVSGTVSSCVNIPFDVAKSRIQGPQPVPGEIKYRSCFQTMGLVYSEEGYLALYKGLIPKIMRLGPGGAIMLLVYEYVSVWLQKNW